From Aedes albopictus strain Foshan chromosome 1, AalbF5, whole genome shotgun sequence, one genomic window encodes:
- the LOC109411886 gene encoding uncharacterized protein LOC109411886 codes for MSSWSRPSELEWPRVWIRFRARDVDSDRMVEYRVQDLPEDRVRDAIDHMKEHFLRDEPMCGSVGLYKDPVALEEFDLMWQDIARQQVAVVCFREGSDEIVGLNMLTVVSKADSKELKFKSSALQTVCDSYIGLLKQAHIFEKYGIENYLSAWGLSVSPKYRGRGVGTELLRARIPMCRALGLTVTVTLFSNPGSQIPAAKVGFYDEIVVTYKQLEEQGYLFPGVPYELNKLMTMVVE; via the exons ATGAGCTCTTGGAGTCGCCCTTCGGAGCTCGAGTGGCCCCGCGTTTGGATTCGTTTCCGGGCCCGAGATGTGGACAGCGATCGGATGGTGGAGTATCGGGTTCAGGACCTACCGGAGGATCGCGTCCGGGATGCGATCGATCACATGAAGGAGCACTTTTTGCGCGACGAACCGATGTGCGGCAGTGTGGGCCTGTACAAAGACCCCGTTGCCCTGGAGGAGTTCGATCTGATGTGGCAAGACATTGCTCGGCAGCAGGTCGCAGTGGTGTGCTTTCGCGAGGGGTCGGACGAGATCGTTGGTTTGAATATGTTGACGGTGGTTTCGAAGGCCGATTCCAAGGAGCTGAAG TTCAAAAGCTCGGCTCTTCAAACGGTGTGTGACTCGTACATCGGTTTGCTAAAACAGGCACACATTTTCGAGAAATATGGCATTGAGAACTACCTATCGGCCTGGGGTCTATCCGTATCGCCCAAGTATCGAGGTCGTGGCGTAGGAACGGAGCTCCTACGGGCTCGGATTCCAATGTGTCGTGCCTTGGGACTAACGGTGACGGTGACGTTGTTCTCCAATCCAGGGTCGCAAATTCCCGCAGCCAAAGTGGGATTCTACGACGAGATTGTGGTGACTTACAAGCAGCTTGAGGAGCAGGGGTATCTGTTCCCAGGAGTGCCGTATGAGTTGAATAAGTTGATGACCATGGTTGTTGAATAG
- the LOC134285554 gene encoding uncharacterized protein K02A2.6-like isoform X1, translating to MSKIDLEAAYYHFELHPESRDITTFVARSGVYRFRRLMFGIKSAPELFQREMESVFRGIEGLIVYMDDLLLHGETEEAHDRTLEEVMKRIAEMKLKINEQKSVFGVSELFFLGYHISEDGIRPTGDKIQAIQNLQPPKSDSDLRSLLGLINFLGRFVPNLADLTFHMRQLLVKGTPFEWKASHDQELNKLKELLGKVDSLAFFDPTDETLLVTDASPVGLGAILIQIKNGSPRPISCVSKSLTACEKKYCQTEKECYAIIWAMEKLFMYLYGLHFTLITDCKPLEYLFNRAQSKPSARIERWILRLQSFDFTVRYEPGENNLADSLSRLSQIDHVSEEGSDVIAWLSEEIKPSAISIEEIGKATIEDDELQRVKEAICSEDWEGVPAEYKTATVRSELSLYDDLVLRGDRIVIPGQLRAKVIDIAHLGHQGSTAMKAQLRAKVWFPQMDKAVESTVRNCKPCIMTSIPDKPNPLSRRLPTEPWQDLAIDFKEGLPDGLSLLVVVCYTCRFVQVEPMKPATTQRVIGALLRMFSSFGIPRSITADNGPQFRAAEFSKFCNCYGIHLNLSTPYWPEQNGAVERQMRNIGKRLKISAIQDTNWKTDLYEYLTLYHATPQETTGLSPGQMMFGRDIRTRIPSIYQPPKLRWEAAKDRDMMMKENHQRYANEERNTKEHNLKRGDVVLMRDLNPGAMQPNFRQEEFQVTQVDKGAVTVKSTNTGKVYLRNSTHLKKLKDACSEEDATAQPNDYNGSNEAGPQDDDRYSGTSCEAAGQVDSNTDDTADKCDQRPKRASRLPNKFQDFVMNIDE from the coding sequence ATGTCAAAAATTGACCTGGAAGCAGCATATTACCACTTCGAACTACATCCCGAGAGCAGAGATATTACTACGTTTGTAGCAAGAAGTGGTGTCTACCGTTTCCGTCGCCTCATGTTTGGGATAAAATCTGCTCCAGAGTTGTTCCAACGTGAGATGGAATCCGTATTTAGGGGCATCGAGGGTCTAATCGTCTATATGGATGATTTGTTGCTACATGGCGAGACTGAGGAAGCACATGATCGTACTCTGGAGGAAGTGATGAAGCGAATCGCGGAGATGAAACTGAAAATTAATGAGCAGAAATCGGTATTCGGCGTGAGCGAACTTTTTTTCCTGGGATACCACATCTCCGAAGATGGCATTCGACCCACAGGCGATAAAATCCAGGCCATACAAAACTTGCAACCACCAAAATCTGATTCTGACCTAAGATCTCTCTTGGGATTGATCAATTTCCTGGGCAGATTCGTTCCTAATTTGGCAGATTTGACTTTTCACATGCGCCAGCTGCTTGTGAAAGGTACCCCATTCGAATGGAAGGCATCACACGACCAGGAACTCAACaaactaaaggaacttctgggaaagGTGGATTCGTTGGCCTTCTTTGACCCGACAGACGAAACCTTACTGGTTACCGACGCCAGTCCAGTTGGGCTTGGTGCCATACTGATCCAGATTAAGAATGGCTCTCCTAGACCAATATCGTGTGTATCCAAAAGTTTGACAGCATGCGAAAAAAAGTACTGTCAGACTGAAAAAGAGTGTTACGCAATTATTTGGGCTATGGAGAAGTTGTTCATGTACCTCTACGGACTACATTTTACACTCATCACTGATTGTAAGCCCCTGGAGTACCTCTTTAATAGGGCACAATCTAAACCGTCAGCTAGGATTGAGCGCTGGATTCTCAGACTGCAAAGCTTCGACTTCACGGTTAGATACGAACCGGGTGAAAACAATCTAGCTGACTCTCTATCCCGACTTTCGCAGATAGACCATGTTTCAGAGGAAGGCTCGGATGTGATCGCTTGGTTATCGGAAGAAATCAAACCATCGGCGATATCAATTGAAGAAATCGGTAAAGCAACCATTGAAGATGACGAGCTGCAAAGAGTGAAGGAGGCCATTTGCTCAGAGGATTGGGAAGGTGTACCAGCCGAGTATAAGACAGCGACTGTTCGCAGTGAGCTTAGTTTGTATGATGACCTAGTGCTTCGAGGCGACAGGATCGTGATTCCCGGACAATTACGAGCAAAAGTAATTGACATTGCCCACTTGGGACACCAGGGCTCCACTGCAATGAAAGCTCAACTTCGAGCCAAAGTCTGGTTTCCTCAGATGGACAAAGCAGTAGAGTCGACTGTCCGGAACTGTAAGCCCTGCATCATGACATCGATCCCTGATAAGCCGAACCCGCTGTCCCGACGACTTCCGACGGAGCCATGGCAGGACCTCGCCATAGATTTTAAAGAAGGACTGCCGGATGGTTTGTCGTTGCTGGTAGTGGTATGTTATACTTGTCGGTTCGTTCAAGTTGAACCAATGAAACCAGCGACAACACAACGTGTCATTGGAGCATTACTGAGAATGTTCAGTTCTTTTGGAATCCCGCGGTCAATTACGGCAGACAATGGACCGCAATTCAGAGCTGCAGAGTTTTCGAAGTTTTGTAACTGCTACGGGATTCATCTCAACCTATCAACACCATACTGGCCAGAGCAAAATGGTGCTGTGGAGCGCCAAATGAGGAACATTGGAAAAAGGTTGAAGATCAGTGCGATACAAGATACCAACTGGAAGACGGATTTATACGAATACCTCACACTGTACCATGCAACTCCACAGGAGACCACCGGTTTATCTCCTGGACAGATGATGTTTGGTAGAGATATACGGACTCGCATACCTTCGATCTATCAACCACCGAAACTGAGATGGGAAGCAGCAAAGGATAGGGACATGATGATGAAAGAAAACCATCAACGATATGCTAATGAAGAACGTAATACAAAGGAGCATAATCTGAAGAGGGGAGACGTTGTACTGATGCGTGATCTCAATCCGGGAGCCATGCAGCCAAACTTCAGACAGGAAGAGTTTCAGGTAACACAGGTGGATAAGGGAGCAGTCACTGTGAAATCGACGAATACTGGGAAGGTATACTTGCGGAACAGCACACATCTTAAGAAACTTAAGGACGCCTGTTCTGAGGAAGATGCTACGGCACAGCCAAATGACTACAATGGTTCAAACGAGGCTGGCCCACAGGATGATGATAGATATTCAGGAACATCATGTGAGGCTGCCGGACAGGTGGATTCGAATACGGATGACACTGCAGACAAATGTGATCAGCGACCCAAACGTGCCAGCAGACTACCGAATAAGTTTCAGGATTTTGTGATGAATATTGACGAGTAG
- the LOC109412743 gene encoding uncharacterized protein LOC109412743, which translates to MVWTRPANVPYPSVWHTFRAKDVDSDQLVNYVVQDLPEERFEEAIGHMLGIFIHDEPTCEAKKLAEDPVSVQEIGDVWRELVKHRVALICYREGSNEIAGINMTYVSCKDDKQEYTCKGDRWRDVFDSVVYFSDRSNVFERYQVDKYLAAMGLSVTPKYRGRGIATEILRARIPLCKAVGLPLTSTVFTATGSQIPAAKVGFEENFVMEYADLAKVNPRFEFPGIPSKYCKSMSLKIQ; encoded by the exons ATGGTTTGGACGCGACCGGCCAATGTTCCGTACCCATCGGTTTGGCATACCTTTCGGGCCAAGGACGTGGACAGCGACCAGCTGGTGAATTACGTGGTTCAGGACCTGCCGGAGGAGCGCTTCGAGGAGGCCATCGGTCACATGCTGGGGATCTTCATCCACGATGAACCGACTTGTGAGGCTAAGA aactggCCGAAGACCCAGTGAGCGTGCAGGAGATCGGAGACGTATGGCGCGAACTCGTCAAGCACCGCGTGGCTTTGATATGTTACCGCGAGGGATCTAACGAGATCGCCGGTATCAACATGACGTACGTCTCTTGCAAGGACGACAAGCAAGAGTACACC TGTAAAGGTGACCGCTGGCGGGACGTGTTCGACTCGGTGGTCTACTTCTCCGACCGGAGCAACGTATTCGAGCGGTACCAGGTGGACAAGTACCTCGCGGCGATGGGACTATCTGTAACGCCCAAGTACCGTGGCCGTGGAATTGCGACAGAGATTCTCCGAGCGCGGATCCCGCTGTGCAAGGCCGTTGGGTTGCCGCTGACATCGACGGTTTTTACGGCTACCGGATCGCAGATTCCGGCCGCCAAGGTGGGTTTCGAGGAAAACTTCGTCATGGAGTACGCCGATCTGGCTAAGGTCAACCCGCGGTTTGAGTTTCCGGGCATTCCCAGCAAGTATTGTAAGAGTATGAGCTTGAAGATTCAATAA
- the LOC134285554 gene encoding uncharacterized protein LOC134285554 isoform X2, which produces MASRMLIDAAAMPPFKAGDDPRNNWIKWKKALERFLRVNKVEADEEKYDLLLVLGAIELQSFYDKITKWECRQPTSDTGDEFVVLQYESAIASLDAYFAPQLNKRFERHLFRAMKQESQEPFEEFVFRLKDQANRCQFSDVDDAIVDQIIEGCISPELRKKLLTEDLNLHETTVLGKTLEEVQKQTKEYAKPSTSGLSSLEGTVQKINDKFASKQRTSITNTRKCYNCNKAGHVAKDLDKCPARNVACHSCGCVGHFAVCCRKRRYEPGPSTIPEKKARVHAIVSPQDKRDGVFFVRTGEELDEVLLLDLGGVRAKMLVDSGSPANIINPETYTHLKANRAAMVNDRTPRQEELKLKPFASDEEIRFSRVFEVEIKVPDEESGIWAHVLVAPEGQVNLLSKGTAFALGVLKIGYKVNRLTDSAITCTDEFPKIPNTMLKIQVDKTVHPVVQPVRRFPIAMEADVEDAINDLVKKKIVERAEGPLTWVSPLVPIRKTDGKIRLCVDMRAANRAVIRENYPMPNIDSAMATITKVRN; this is translated from the exons ATGGCTTCGAGGATGTTAATTG ATGCGGCAGCAATGCCACCGTTCAAAGCGGGAGATGATCCGAGAAACAACTGGATAAAATGGAAAAAAGCTCTGGAGCGATTCTTGCGCGTTAACAAGGTTGAAGCTGACGAAGAAAAATATGATTTACTGCTTGTTTTGGGGGCGATTGAGCTACAATCGTTTTACGATAAAATCACGAAATGGGAGTGCCGCCAACCGACATCTGATACTGGTGATGAGTTTGTGGTTTTGCAGTATGAGTCGGCCATAGCGTCACTGGACGCGTATTTCGCACCACAACTCAACAAACGATTTGAGCGTCATCTTTTTCGTGCTATGAAGCAGGAGAGCCAGGAACCCTTTGAGGAATTCGTGTTCCGCCTCAAAGATCAGGCAAACCGATGTCAATTTAGTGACGTGGACGATGCGATCGTGGACCAGATCATAGAAGGCTGCATCTCACCGGAGCTGAGGAAAAAGTTGTTGACTGAAGATCTCAACTTGCACGAAACAACCGTCCTGGGCaaaactctggaggaagttcAAAAGCAGACAAAAGAATACGCGAAACCGTCGACATCTGGATTGTCTAGCCTGGAAGGAACGGTACAGAAGATCAACGATAAGTTTGCCAGCAAGCAGAGGACATCGATTACAAACACCCGAAAATGCTATAACTGCAACAAAGCCGGCCACGTAGCGAAGGATCTCGATAAATGTCCAGCACGAAATGTAGCTTGTCACTCTTGCGGATGTGTAGGACATTTTGCCGTATGTTGTAGGAAACGAAGATACGAGCCAGGACCTTCCACGATTCCGGAGAAAAAGGCTAGAGTTCACGCTATCGTGTCACCGCAGGATAAACGAGATGGAGTTTTCTTTGTACGTACAGGAGAAGAACTTGACGAGGTTCTGTTGCTTGATCTGGGAGGAGTTCGAGCGAAAATGCTAGTGGACTCCGGATCTCCGGCGAATATAATCAACCCAGAGACCTATACACATCTGAAAGCAAACCGAGCAGCTATGGTGAATGACAGAACACCGCGACAGGAAGAACTGAAGCTGAAACCTTTTGCATCGGATGAGGAAATACGGTTCAGCAGAGTCTTCGAAGTTGAAATAAAGGTTCCGGATGAAGAAAGTGGAATTTGGGCCCATGTTCTAGTAGCTCCAGAAGGCCAAGTTAATCTCCTGAGCAAAGGGACGGCATTTGCGCTGGGAGTTCTTAAGATCGGTTACAAGGTGAATCGCCTAACTGATTCAGCAATCACCTGCACCGACGAATTTCCGAAAATTCCGAACACGATGCTGAAAATCCAGGTCGACAAAACAGTTCATCCCGTAGTTCAACCAGTTCGACGATTTCCGATCGCTATGGAAGCAGATGTGGAGGATGCGATTAACGATTTGGTCAAAAAGAAGATCGTAGAAAGAGCGGAGGGACCTTTGACCTGGGTGTCTCCGTTAGTACCCATCAGAAAGACGGACGGGAAAATTCGGCTGTGCGTGGATATGCGAGCGGCTAATCGGGCGGTCATAAGGGAGAATTATCCCATGCCAAATATTGACAGCGCAATGGCAACGATTACTAAGGTAAGGAATTGA